A portion of the Bacteroidales bacterium genome contains these proteins:
- a CDS encoding IS3 family transposase, producing the protein MNRCSRKRIQASDQKKAWHQTVAQLRIKHNKLDLSALCGLFGKSRQAYYQRTKYSYKEALMDEILLQMIKRVRKKMPRLGGRKLLLKLQDYMSGELHLGRDAFFDFLRDNGLLIRKRRFRIRTTNSKHWLHKYPNLIKDFIPDRAHQLWVSDITFIPTLEGFAFLSLITDAYSRKIIGWSLGDTLEAKHSIVALRMALKQLPKHIRDVYHHSDRGIQYCCQDYVKILKQHNFQISMTENGDPLENAIAERVNGILKDEWLNHINLISKQDTEKQIRAIIAIYNTERPHASINMLAPELAHNQTGEIERKWKNYYKERTSMDNQQKEVTLSCPAE; encoded by the coding sequence ATTAATAGATGTAGCAGAAAAAGAATTCAAGCTAGCGATCAGAAAAAAGCATGGCACCAAACAGTAGCACAGCTGCGCATAAAGCATAATAAGCTTGATTTAAGTGCTTTATGTGGACTGTTTGGTAAAAGTAGACAAGCCTACTACCAGCGAACAAAGTACAGTTATAAAGAAGCTTTAATGGATGAAATCCTGTTACAAATGATAAAGAGAGTACGTAAAAAGATGCCACGTCTTGGAGGGCGTAAGCTACTGCTCAAGCTACAGGATTATATGTCCGGAGAACTTCATTTGGGTAGAGATGCGTTCTTTGATTTTCTCAGGGATAATGGTTTGCTTATACGCAAGCGACGTTTCCGGATCAGGACAACAAACAGTAAACATTGGCTACATAAATACCCCAACCTTATTAAGGATTTCATACCAGATCGTGCCCATCAACTATGGGTATCTGATATAACTTTCATTCCAACCCTGGAAGGCTTTGCCTTTCTGAGCCTGATCACCGATGCTTATTCGAGAAAAATTATTGGATGGTCGCTGGGTGATACACTTGAAGCTAAACACAGTATAGTTGCACTGCGCATGGCCTTAAAGCAATTGCCCAAACATATCAGGGATGTTTATCATCATTCAGACAGGGGGATTCAATACTGCTGCCAGGATTATGTGAAAATATTAAAACAGCATAATTTTCAAATCAGCATGACAGAAAATGGTGATCCGTTGGAAAACGCTATTGCAGAACGCGTTAACGGTATACTGAAAGACGAATGGCTTAATCATATCAACCTTATATCAAAACAAGATACCGAAAAGCAGATACGGGCAATAATTGCTATTTACAACACCGAAAGACCGCATGCCAGCATAAATATGCTAGCTCCGGAACTTGCACATAATCAGACAGGTGAAATAGAAAGGAAATGGAAGAATTATTACAAAGAGAGAACATCAATGGATAATCAGCAAAAAGAAGTAACTTTGAGTTGCCCAGCAGAATGA